A window from Mytilus galloprovincialis chromosome 8, xbMytGall1.hap1.1, whole genome shotgun sequence encodes these proteins:
- the LOC143085295 gene encoding aminopeptidase B-like isoform X2 encodes MTLFSDSATDVASVSNFREVVVTHYHLDLDVNFDRKEITGAVKVDFKCCKDSGIVQLDIHETLTVKTVQLSDGEKKPDLQFEKKPFSGYGSELQVKLNTNVKTGDTFSLFITYVTGDGPGVVWLDPEQTAGKIKPFMYTPSFAVLNRAFFPCQDTPAVKATHDANVKVPDGFTAVMSTSQREEPGTVPNMSGETDNVYFNLPFAIPAYLVALAVGDLQSAKIGPRSRVWTEPCVLEKARAEFDGVVEDFIQTGEKLFGTYVWETYDILVMPPSFPFGGMENPCLTFVTPCLLVGDKSLTDVVIHEISHSWFGNLVTNANWSEFWLNEGFTMFAQRRIMDKLFGTAYTCLEAETGLALLRQHMDDSGEDHPLNRLRVIIEPGVDPDDTYNETPYEKGYCFVSYLQHLVGDVDKFDNFLKSYVKKFQFKSLVAEDTLGFFFESFPELKNKQVDKKEGLEFDKWLNTPGWPPYVPDLSAGKELTKPAEQLANFWAGETTEGGDTDITKWKTYQVLHFLDKVLEKASVPESSIKKMVEQYPSISQTQNAEVRLRWSQINIKNNYTQDIPNIRAFLISQGKQKYTLPVYKALMKSSEEMKKFAKEVYEETKSMLHVNVRNYVEEILQR; translated from the exons ATGACGCTCTTCTCAGATTCTGCAACAGATGTTGcttctgtttcaaatttcagAGAGGTTGTTGTGACACATTACCATCTTGATCTGGATGTGAATTTTGACAGAAAAGAAATAACAGGAGCTGTGAAAGTTGACTTTAAGTGTTGCAAAGATTCAGGAATTG TACAACTTGACATCCATGAAACACTAACTGTGAAAACTGTACAGCTTTCTGATGGGGAAAAAAAACCTGATTTACAGTTTGAGAAGAAACCTTTTTCAGGATATGGGTCAGAGTTACAAGTTAAG TTGAATACAAATGTGAAGACAGGTGACACCTTCAGTCTTTTTATAACTTATGTAACAGGAGATGGGCCAGGTGTGGTATGGCTGGACCCAGAACAGACTGCAg GAAAAATAAAACCTTTTATGTACACCCCAAGCTTCGCTGTCCTGAATCGTGCATTTTTCCCATGTCAAGACACACCTGCAGTCAAGGCCACTCATGATGCAAATGTTAAG GTACCAGATGGGTTTACTGCTGTAATGAGTACCAGTCAAAGGGAAGAGCCAGGTACTGTACCTAATATGTCTGGGGAAACAGATAATGTTTACTTTAACTTACCATTTGCCATTCCAGCTTATCTTGTAGCACTGGCAGTTGGAGATTTACAGAGTGCTAAGATAGGACCAAGAAGTCGTGTATGGACAGAACCATGTGTACTG gaaaaAGCCAGGGCTGAATTTGATGGTGTCGTTGAAGATTTTATACAGACTGGAGAGAAATTGTTTGGAACTTACGTATGGGAGACCTATGATATCTTGGTGATGCCACCATCATTCCCTTTTGGTGGCATGGAGAACCCATGTTTGACCTTTGTAACGCCATGTTTACTAGTGGGTGACAAGTCATTGACAGATGTAGTCATTCATGAGATT TCCCATAGTTGGTTTGGTAACCTTGTGACAAATGCTAATTGGAGTGAATTCTGGTTGAATGAG GGTTTTACCATGTTTGCACAGAGAAGAATCATGGACAAATTATTTGGAACAGCATACACATGCTTAGAAGCTGAGACTGGATTAGCATTACTTCGACAACACATGGATGATTCAGGGGag GATCATCCACTGAACAGATTACGAGTGATCATAGAGCCTGGTGTAGACCCTGATGATACATACAATGAGACGCCATATGAAAAAGGATATTGTTTTGTCTCATATCTTCAGCACCTTGTAGGAGATGTGGACAAATTTGACAACTTTCTTAAATCTTAtgtgaagaaatttcaatttAAG aGCTTGGTAGCAGAAGATACTTTAGGATTCTTTTTTGAATCATTTccagaattaaaaaataaacaagtagATAAAAA AGAAGGACTTGAGTTTGATAAATGGTTGAACACTCCTGGATGGCCACCATATGTTCCAGATTTATCAGCTGGGAAGGAATTGACAAAGCCTGCAGAACAACTTGCCAACTTCTGGGCAGGAGAAACAACAGAAGGG GGTGACACAGACATAACCAAGTGGAAGACATATCAAGTTCTTCATTTCTTGGACAAAGTCCTGGAAAAAGCAAGTGTACCTGAAAGTTCTATTAAAAAGATGGTCGAACAATACCCATCCATTTCACAGACACAAAATGCTGAG GTACGTCTAAGATGGTCACAGATCAATATAAAGAACAACTACACACAAGATATTCCAAATATTAGGGCTTTCTTGATCAGCCAAG GAAAACAGAAATACACATTACCTGTATACAAAGCCTTAATGAAGAGTTCTGAGGAAATGAAGAAATTTGCCAAGGAAGTATATGAAGAGACCAAGAGTATGCTTCATGTTAATGTCAGAAACTATGTTGAGGAAATACTGCAGAGATAG
- the LOC143085295 gene encoding aminopeptidase B-like isoform X1: MTLFSDSATDVASVSNFREVVVTHYHLDLDVNFDRKEITGAVKVDFKCCKDSGIVQLDIHETLTVKTVQLSDGEKKPDLQFEKKPFSGYGSELQVKLNTNVKTGDTFSLFITYVTGDGPGVVWLDPEQTAGKTKPYFYTQGQAVLNRSFFPCQDTPAIKSTYSANVKVPDGFTAVMSTSQREEPGTVPNMSGETDNVYFNLPFAIPAYLVALAVGDLQSAKIGPRSRVWTEPCVLEKARAEFDGVVEDFIQTGEKLFGTYVWETYDILVMPPSFPFGGMENPCLTFVTPCLLVGDKSLTDVVIHEISHSWFGNLVTNANWSEFWLNEGFTMFAQRRIMDKLFGTAYTCLEAETGLALLRQHMDDSGEDHPLNRLRVIIEPGVDPDDTYNETPYEKGYCFVSYLQHLVGDVDKFDNFLKSYVKKFQFKSLVAEDTLGFFFESFPELKNKQVDKKEGLEFDKWLNTPGWPPYVPDLSAGKELTKPAEQLANFWAGETTEGGDTDITKWKTYQVLHFLDKVLEKASVPESSIKKMVEQYPSISQTQNAEVRLRWSQINIKNNYTQDIPNIRAFLISQGKQKYTLPVYKALMKSSEEMKKFAKEVYEETKSMLHVNVRNYVEEILQR, translated from the exons ATGACGCTCTTCTCAGATTCTGCAACAGATGTTGcttctgtttcaaatttcagAGAGGTTGTTGTGACACATTACCATCTTGATCTGGATGTGAATTTTGACAGAAAAGAAATAACAGGAGCTGTGAAAGTTGACTTTAAGTGTTGCAAAGATTCAGGAATTG TACAACTTGACATCCATGAAACACTAACTGTGAAAACTGTACAGCTTTCTGATGGGGAAAAAAAACCTGATTTACAGTTTGAGAAGAAACCTTTTTCAGGATATGGGTCAGAGTTACAAGTTAAG TTGAATACAAATGTGAAGACAGGTGACACCTTCAGTCTTTTTATAACTTATGTAACAGGAGATGGGCCAGGTGTGGTATGGCTGGACCCAGAACAGACTGCAg GAAAGACAAAACCTTACTTTTACACACAAGGCCAGGCAGTTCTGAATAGATCTTTCTTTCCTTGTCAAGACACTCCTGCTATTAAATCAACTTATAGTGCCAATGTTAAG GTACCAGATGGGTTTACTGCTGTAATGAGTACCAGTCAAAGGGAAGAGCCAGGTACTGTACCTAATATGTCTGGGGAAACAGATAATGTTTACTTTAACTTACCATTTGCCATTCCAGCTTATCTTGTAGCACTGGCAGTTGGAGATTTACAGAGTGCTAAGATAGGACCAAGAAGTCGTGTATGGACAGAACCATGTGTACTG gaaaaAGCCAGGGCTGAATTTGATGGTGTCGTTGAAGATTTTATACAGACTGGAGAGAAATTGTTTGGAACTTACGTATGGGAGACCTATGATATCTTGGTGATGCCACCATCATTCCCTTTTGGTGGCATGGAGAACCCATGTTTGACCTTTGTAACGCCATGTTTACTAGTGGGTGACAAGTCATTGACAGATGTAGTCATTCATGAGATT TCCCATAGTTGGTTTGGTAACCTTGTGACAAATGCTAATTGGAGTGAATTCTGGTTGAATGAG GGTTTTACCATGTTTGCACAGAGAAGAATCATGGACAAATTATTTGGAACAGCATACACATGCTTAGAAGCTGAGACTGGATTAGCATTACTTCGACAACACATGGATGATTCAGGGGag GATCATCCACTGAACAGATTACGAGTGATCATAGAGCCTGGTGTAGACCCTGATGATACATACAATGAGACGCCATATGAAAAAGGATATTGTTTTGTCTCATATCTTCAGCACCTTGTAGGAGATGTGGACAAATTTGACAACTTTCTTAAATCTTAtgtgaagaaatttcaatttAAG aGCTTGGTAGCAGAAGATACTTTAGGATTCTTTTTTGAATCATTTccagaattaaaaaataaacaagtagATAAAAA AGAAGGACTTGAGTTTGATAAATGGTTGAACACTCCTGGATGGCCACCATATGTTCCAGATTTATCAGCTGGGAAGGAATTGACAAAGCCTGCAGAACAACTTGCCAACTTCTGGGCAGGAGAAACAACAGAAGGG GGTGACACAGACATAACCAAGTGGAAGACATATCAAGTTCTTCATTTCTTGGACAAAGTCCTGGAAAAAGCAAGTGTACCTGAAAGTTCTATTAAAAAGATGGTCGAACAATACCCATCCATTTCACAGACACAAAATGCTGAG GTACGTCTAAGATGGTCACAGATCAATATAAAGAACAACTACACACAAGATATTCCAAATATTAGGGCTTTCTTGATCAGCCAAG GAAAACAGAAATACACATTACCTGTATACAAAGCCTTAATGAAGAGTTCTGAGGAAATGAAGAAATTTGCCAAGGAAGTATATGAAGAGACCAAGAGTATGCTTCATGTTAATGTCAGAAACTATGTTGAGGAAATACTGCAGAGATAG